In Streptomyces sp. HUAS ZL42, the DNA window GAACCCCTATCCGCCGCTGCCCGGCGTGATGGAGACCGTGACGGCGACCGCCTCGTCCTTCAACCGCTACCCGGACATGGCATGCACGGGCCTCATGAACGAGCTGTCCGAGCGCTTCGCCGTCCCGCTCTCCCACCTGTCCACCGGCACCGGCTCGGTCGGCGTCGCCCAGCAGCTGCTGCAGGCCACTTCCGGACCCGGGGACGAGGTCATCTACGCCTGGCGCTCCTTCGAGGCCTACCCGATCATCACGCAGATCAGCGGCGCCAGGTCGGTGCAGGTGCCGCTGACGCCGGGCGACGTGCACGACCTGGACGCGATGGCGGACGCGGTCACCGAGCGGACCCGGCTGATCTTCGTGTGCAACCCGAACAACCCGACGGGTACGGTCGTGAAGCGGGCCGAGCTGGAGCGGTTCCTCGACCGGGTGCCCGGCGATGTGCTGGTGGTGCTCGACGAGGCGTACCGCGAGTTCATCCGCGACCCCGAGGTGCCCGACGGCGTCGAGATCTACCGTGACCGGCCGAACGTCTGCGTGCTGCGTACGTTTTCGAAGGCGTACGGTCTTGCCGGCCTGCGCGTCGGCTTCGCGATCGCCCACGAGCCGGTCGCGGCGGCGCTGCGCAAGACGGCGGTGCCCTTCGGGGTGAGCCAGCTCGCGCAGGACGCCGCGATCGCCTCGCTGCGCGCCGAGGACGAGCTGCTCGGCCGGGTCGGTTCCCTGGTGTGCGAGCGCAATCGAGTGGTCGACGGCCTGCGGGCCCAGGGCTGGACGGTGCCCGAGACCCAGGCGAACTTCGTGTGGCTGCGGCTGGGGGAGCACACGATCTCGTTCGCGGCGGCGTGCGAGAAGGCCGGTGTCGTGGTCCGGCCGTTCCCGGGTGAGGGCGTGCGGGTGACGGTCGGGGAGAACGAGGCGAACGACATCTTCCTGAGGGTGGCGGAAGGATTCCGCAAGGAGCTGTAGCCCCCGCTCGTCGAGCGGGAACGCCCTGGGCGGGGCTCACCTGGTAGCAGGTGGGTCCCGCCGAGCCGCACCAGGGTCTACCGGTCCACAAGTACCGGGACCTGCGTCTTTTCCTTCGGGACCCCCCGCCTCTCCAGCATCGAACGAGTATGCGTCATAATTGCTTGTGAATGTGAACGCTTTCACAAGCGCGGAGTAAGGAGCGGCAGCGTGGACCTGGCTTTGGCGCCGGAGACTCTGGCGCGCTGGCAGTTCGGCATCACGACCGTCTACCACTTCCTGTTCGTCCCCCTGACGATCTCGCTGGCCGCTCTCACGGCCGGCCTGCAGACCGCCTGGGTGCGCACGGAGAAGGAGAAGTACCTCAGGGCGACCAAGTTCTGGGGCAAGCTCTTCCTGATCAACATCGCGATGGGCGTCGTCACCGGCATTGTGCAGGAGTTCCAGTTCGGCATGAACTGGTCCGACTACTCGCGCTTCGTCGGCGACATCTTCGGCGCACCGCTCGCCTTCGAGGCCCTCATCGCCTTCTTCTTCGAGTCCACCTTCATCGGCCTGTGGATCTTCGGCTGGGACAAGCTGCCCAAGAAGATCCACCTGGCCTGCATCTGGATGGTCTCGATCGGCACGATCCTGTCGGCCTACTTCATCCTCGCGGCCAACTCGTGGATGCAGCACCCGGTGGGCTATCGGATCAACGAGGAGAAGGGCCGCGCCGAACTCACCGACTTCTGGGCCGTCCTGACCCAGAACACCACGCTCAGCCAGGTCTTCCACACCCTCTCCGCGGCCTTCCTCACCGGCGGCGCCTTCATGGTCGGCATCGCCGCATTCCACCTGGCTCGCAAGAAGCACGTGCGCGAGATGAAGACCTCGCTGCGGCTGGGCCTGGTCACCGTGGTCATCGCGGGCCTGCTCACGGCGGTCAGCGGCGATGTCCTGGGCAAGGTCATGTTCAAGCAGCAGCCGATGAAGATGGCCGCCGCCGAGGCGCTGTGGGACGGCGAGGACTCCGCGCCCTTCTCGATCTTCGCGTACGGCGATGTGGAAAAGGGCCACAACAGCGTCGCGATCGAGATCCCGGGACTGCTGTCCTTCCTCGCCAACGACGACTTCACCTCGCACGTCCCCGGCATCAACGACGTCAACAAGGCCGAGCAGGAGAAGTACGGGCCGGGCGACTACCGGCCCAACATCCCGGTCACCTTCTGGGGCTTCCGCTGGATGATCGGCTTCGGCATGGCGTCCTTCGCCATCGGCCTGGCCGGACTGTGGCTGACCCGCAAGAAGTTCATGCTGCCGCAGCACCTGCGGGTGGGTGAGGACGAGGTGCCGCATCTGGTCCTGTTCAGGAACAAGGCGCTCGGCCCGAAGCTCACCACCTGGTACTGGCGGATCGCGATCTGGACCCTGGCCTTCCCGCTGATCGCCAACTCCTGGGGCTGGATCTTCACCGAGATGGGCCGCCAGCCGTGGGTCGTCTACGGCGTGCTGCAGACCCGCGACGCGGTCTCCCCCGGTGTCTCCCAGGGCGAGGTACTCACCTCGATGATCGTCTTCACGGCCCTCTACGCCATTCTCGCCGTCGTCGAGGTCAGGCTGCTCCTCAAGTACGTCAAGGCCGGCCCGCCCGAGCTCACCGAGGCCGACCTCAATCCGCCCACGAAGATCGGCGGCGACTCCCGTGACGCCGACAAGCCGATGGCCTTCTCGTACTAGGCCGAGGGAGCTGCACTGTCATGGAACTGCACGACGTCTGGTTCGTCCTGATCGCCGTCCTGTGGACCGGCTACTTCTTCCTCGAGGGCTTCGACTTCGGGGTCGGCATCCTCACCAAGCTGCTCGCCCGCGACCGGCCCGAGCGGCGGGTGCTCATCAACACCATCGGACCCGTCTGGGACGGCAACGAGGTATGGCTGCTCACAGCGGGCGGCGCGACCTTCGCCGCCTTCCCGGAGTGGTACGCCACGCTCTTCTCCGGCTTCTACCTTCCCCTCCTGATCATCCTGGTCTGCCTGATCGTCCGCGGCGTCGCCTTCGAGTACCGCGCGAAGCGGCCCGAGGAGAACTGGCAGCGCAACTGGGAGACCGCGATCTTCTGGACCTCGCTGATCCCCGCGCTCCTGTGGGGCGTGGCGTTCGGCAACATCGTGCGCGGCGTGAAGATCGACGAGCACTTCGAGTACGCCGGCAACTTCTGGGATCTGCTCAACCCGTACGCGCTCCTCGGCGGCCTGGTGACGCTGACGCTGTTCACCTTCCACGGGGCGGTGTTCACGGCGCTCAAGACCGTCGGGGACATCCGGGAGCGGGCCCGCAGGCTGGCGCTCCAGGTCGGCCTGGTGACCGCCGTGCTGGCGCTGGTCTTCCTGCTCTGGACGCAGATCGACAGCGGTGACGGTGAGAGCCTGGTCGCCCTGGTCGTCGCCGTCGCGGCACTCGTCGCGGCGCTCGTGGCCAACCAGGCGGGACGGGAAGGCTGGTCGTTCGCCCTCTCCGGCGTCACCATCGTGGCCGCCGTGGCGATGCTCTTCCTCACGCTCTTCCCGAACGTCATGCCGTCCACGCTCAATGAGGAGTGGAGCCTCACGGTCACCAACGCCTCGTCCAGCCCGTACACCCTGAAGATCATGACCTGGTGCGCGGCGGTCGCCACGCCGATCGTGCTGCTGTACCAGGGGTGGACCTACTGGGTGTTCCGGAAGCGGATCGGCACACAGCACATCGCTGAAGCAGTGCACTGAGGTGCGTTTCACGTGAAACCAATCGATCCGCGTCTGCTGCGGTACGCCCGGACCACCCGGGTCTTCCTGGGAGCGGTCGTCGCCCTGGGCGCCGTCGGAGCGCTGCTGGTCATCGCTCAGGCGATGCTCATCGCCGAGGTGGTGGTCGGCGCCTTCCAGCACGGGATGTCGGTCGGTGAACTCCGTACCCCCCTGCTGTTGCTGGTGTCGGTGGCGGGTGGCCGGGCTCTGATCGCCTGGCTCACGGAGCTCGCCGCCCACCGGGCGAGCGCCGCCGTGAAGTCGGAGCTGCGGGGGCGCTTGCTGGAGCGTGCCGCCGAGCTCGGCCCTGGCTGGCTCGCAGGGCAGCGGACCGGATCGCTGGTTGCCCTCGCCACACGGGGCGTTGACGCCCTCGACGACTACTTCTCGCGCTATCTGCCGCAGTTGGGGCTCGCGGTGGTCGTGCCGGTGGCGGTGCTGGCGCGGATCGTGACGGAGGACTGGGTGTCCGCGGCGATCATCGTCGGCACCCTTCCGCTCATCCCGGTCTTCATGATGCTGATCGGCTGGGCCACTCAGTCCCGGATGGACCGTCAGTGGCGGCTGCTGTCCCGGCTGTCCGGGCACTTCCTGGACGTCGTGGCGGGGCTGCCCACGCTGAAGGTGTTCGGGCGGGCCAAGGCGCAGGCCGAGTCGATCCGGCGCATCACCGGCGAGTACCGGCAGGCCACCATGCGCACCCTGCGCATCGCCTTCCTCTCCTCCTTCGCTCTCGAGCTGCTCTCGACGCTCTCGGTGGCCCTGGTCGCCGTGACCATCGGCATGCGGCTCGTCCACGGTGAGATGGATCTGTACATCGGCCTGGTCATCCTTGTGCTCGCGCCCGAGGCGTATCTGCCATTGCGTCAGGTGGGCGCGCAGTACCACGCGGCGGCGGAAGGGCTCGCGGCGGCCGAGGAGATCTTCGCGGTCCTGGAGACGCCTCTGCCGGAGTCGGGCACCAGGGCCGTAGCCGCCGGGAGCCTGGCCTTCGACGGGGTGACGGTTCGCTATCCCGGGCGTTCCGGGGACGCCGTGTCGGACGTGTCCTTCGCCGTCGAGCCCGGTGAGACGGTCGCCCTCGTCGGACCGAGCGGAGCCGGCAAGTCGACGCTGCTGAACGTCCTGCTGGGTTTCGTCCGGCCCGCCGGGGGCCGGGTGCGCGTCGGGGGAGTCGATCTCGCCGAGGCCGACCTGGAGCAGTGGCGGTCGCGGATCGCCTGGGTGCCGCAGCGGCCGCACCTGTACGCCGGGACGATCGCGGAGAACGTACGGCTGGCGCGTCCCGACGCCGACGACGCCGCCGTACGCCGGGCGCTGGCGGACGCCGGAGCGCTGGAGTACGTGGACGCCCTGCCCGCCGGAGTCGACACCGTGCTGGGCGAGGACGGGACCGGGCTGTCCGCCGGACAGCGGCAGCGGCTCGCGCTGGCCCGGGCGTTCCTCGCGGACCGGCCCGTACTGCTGCTCGACGAGCCGACGGCCGCGCTGGACGGGGCGACCGAGGCCGGGGTCGTGGCGGCGGTGCGGCGCTTGGCGGCCGGGCGGACGGTGCTGCTCGTGGTGCACCGGCCGGCGCTGCTGGCGGCGGCGGACCGGGTCGTGCGGCTGGAGGAGCCCGCGGTCCCTGCTGCTCACGTCGATGCCCGGACCAAGGGCCCGGAGCCACATCCAGTCGAGGCCGAAGCCCTCGGCACCTCCCCTGCCGTACCGCAGGCCCTCCGCACGACCGCCGGTGGGGTTCTCGCCCGGGTCCGCTCCATTTCCGGCGCCCGGCGCGGACGGCTCGCGCTCGCCCTGCTGCTCGGCAGTCTCGCCCTCGGCAGTGCCGTCGGGCTCATGGCCACCTCGGGGTGGCTGATCTCGCGGGCCTCGCAGCAGCCGCCCGTGCTGTATCTGATGGTGGCCGTGACGGCGACGCGGGCCTTCGGGATCGGGCGGGCCGTCTTCCGGTACGGCGAGCGGCTCGTGTCGCACGACGCCGTGCTGCGCATGCTGGCCGACACCCGAGTCGCGGTGTACCGGAGGCTGGAGCGGCTGGCACCCGCCGGACTGCGCGGGGCTCGCCGGGGCGACCTGCTCGCGCGGCTCGTCGCCGACGTGGACGCCCTGCAGGACTACTGGCTGCGCTGGCTGCTGCCCGCGGGTGCCGCAGCCGTCGTGGGCGCCGGATCCGTCGGCTTCACCGCCTGGCTGCTGCCCGAGGCCGGTGGCGTCCTCGCGGCGGGACTGCTGGCAGCGGGCGTCGGCGTCCCGTTGCTCACCGGTGCCGTCGCCCGGCGCGCCGAACGCCGGCTGGCCCCCGCCCGAGGGGTGCTCGCCACCCATGTGGCCGACCTGCTCACCGGCACCGCGGAGCTGACCGTCGCCGGTGCCCTGCCCGCCCGTACCGCCGAGGCACGGAGAGCCGATACCGCGCTCACCCGCATCGCGTCGCGGGCCGCCACCGCCACCGCGCTCGGCGACGGGCTCACCGCGCTGATCTCCGGCCTGACCGTGGCGGCCGCGGCCCTCGTCGGCGCCCAGGCGGTCGCCGCCGGCCGGCTCGGCGGCGTGGCCATGGCCGTGGTCGTCCTCACACCGCTGGCCGCCTTCGAGGCCGTCCTCGGGCTGCCGCTCGCCGCGCAGTACCGGCACCGGGTGCGCAGGAGCGCGGAGCGCGTCTTCGAGGTCCTGGACTCCCCCGAGCCCGTCCGCGAGCCCGAGCGGCCCCGGCAGGCGCCCGCGTCGCCGTTCCCGCTGGCCGTCAAGGGGCTGGCCGCCCGGCACGACGGGCAGGACCGGGACGCGCTCGCCGGGCTCGACCTGACCCTCCGGGAAGGGCGCAGGATCGCCGTGGTCGGCCCCTCCGGCTCCGGCAAGACGACGCTCGCCCAGGTGCTGCTGCGGTTCCTGGACGCGGACGCGGGCTCGTACACGCTGGGCGGCGTGGACGCGTACGCGCTGGACGGCGACGACGTACGTCGGCTCGTCGGGCTGTGCGCACAGGACGCGCACCTCTTCGACAGCTCGGTGCGCGAGAACCTGCTCCTTGCGAGGAAGGACGCGACCGAGGACGACCTGCGCCGCGCGCTCGCGCGGGCCCGGCTGCTGGATTGGGCGGACAGCCTGCCGGACGGGCTCGACACGCTGATCGGGGAGCACGGGGCCCGGCTGTCCGGCGGGCAGCGGCAGCGGCTGGCACTGGCCCGCGCGCTGCTCGCCGACTTCCCCGTCCTCGTCCTCGACGAGCCCGCCGAGCACCTCGACCTGCCCACGGCCGACGCCCTCACCGCCGACCTGCTGGCCGCCACAAAGGGCCGTACCACGTTGCTCATCACCCACCGGCTGGCCGGTCTGGAGGCCGTGGACGAAGTGATCGTGCTGGGCGAGGGCCGGGTGGTGCAGCGCGGTCCCTACGCCGAACTGGCCGCGGGGGACGGGCCGCTGCGGCGGATGGCCGAGCGGGAGAAGGCCTCGGAGGAGTTGCTGCCGGCGACGCGGTGAGGAGAACTCGGCCCGGCGCTCCGTGTCCGGGCCGGCACCGGGCCGACGAATGGGCCATCCGTGGTGGATGGTCCCCCAGGCGTACGACTTGAACAGGACCCGGGCCGCACAGCCGCGACACGATCGCTGACATGCGCTCACCTCGCCGTCATCCGCTGCTCGTTCCGGCACTGCTGTGCGCACTGGTGGTGCTCACGGCACGGCCCGCGGCAGCCGACGGGACGACCGGTGACGGTCCCGGTGGGGAAGCGAGCCTCAGCGCCCGGGTGGCGCAGCTGTACGAGGACGCGGCGGTGGCGACGCAGCAGTACGAGGCGGGCCGACGGGAGGCCGAGGCGCAGCTGGCGCGAGCCAGGCAGGCCGAGGCGCTCCTCGTTCGCGAACGGCGCGAGCTCGCCGTCCTGCACGAGGATCTGGGCCGTATCGCGCGCGCCCAGTACCGCAGCGGCGGCGGGCTCCCGCTGGCCGCGCAGATCATCCTTGCGGACGGGCCTGACGAGCTGATGCGCAATCAGCACGTCCTCTCCCAGGTGGATCTGGCCGTGAACAACGCCATCGGCAAGAGCAGCCGTGCCGAGGCCAGGCTTGCCGCGGACGAGGCGGAGGCCACGGCCG includes these proteins:
- the hisC gene encoding histidinol-phosphate transaminase — its product is MSETSPKLRAELEGIPTYKPGKPAAAGGPVAYKLSSNENPYPPLPGVMETVTATASSFNRYPDMACTGLMNELSERFAVPLSHLSTGTGSVGVAQQLLQATSGPGDEVIYAWRSFEAYPIITQISGARSVQVPLTPGDVHDLDAMADAVTERTRLIFVCNPNNPTGTVVKRAELERFLDRVPGDVLVVLDEAYREFIRDPEVPDGVEIYRDRPNVCVLRTFSKAYGLAGLRVGFAIAHEPVAAALRKTAVPFGVSQLAQDAAIASLRAEDELLGRVGSLVCERNRVVDGLRAQGWTVPETQANFVWLRLGEHTISFAAACEKAGVVVRPFPGEGVRVTVGENEANDIFLRVAEGFRKEL
- a CDS encoding cytochrome ubiquinol oxidase subunit I, with product MDLALAPETLARWQFGITTVYHFLFVPLTISLAALTAGLQTAWVRTEKEKYLRATKFWGKLFLINIAMGVVTGIVQEFQFGMNWSDYSRFVGDIFGAPLAFEALIAFFFESTFIGLWIFGWDKLPKKIHLACIWMVSIGTILSAYFILAANSWMQHPVGYRINEEKGRAELTDFWAVLTQNTTLSQVFHTLSAAFLTGGAFMVGIAAFHLARKKHVREMKTSLRLGLVTVVIAGLLTAVSGDVLGKVMFKQQPMKMAAAEALWDGEDSAPFSIFAYGDVEKGHNSVAIEIPGLLSFLANDDFTSHVPGINDVNKAEQEKYGPGDYRPNIPVTFWGFRWMIGFGMASFAIGLAGLWLTRKKFMLPQHLRVGEDEVPHLVLFRNKALGPKLTTWYWRIAIWTLAFPLIANSWGWIFTEMGRQPWVVYGVLQTRDAVSPGVSQGEVLTSMIVFTALYAILAVVEVRLLLKYVKAGPPELTEADLNPPTKIGGDSRDADKPMAFSY
- the cydB gene encoding cytochrome d ubiquinol oxidase subunit II; this encodes MELHDVWFVLIAVLWTGYFFLEGFDFGVGILTKLLARDRPERRVLINTIGPVWDGNEVWLLTAGGATFAAFPEWYATLFSGFYLPLLIILVCLIVRGVAFEYRAKRPEENWQRNWETAIFWTSLIPALLWGVAFGNIVRGVKIDEHFEYAGNFWDLLNPYALLGGLVTLTLFTFHGAVFTALKTVGDIRERARRLALQVGLVTAVLALVFLLWTQIDSGDGESLVALVVAVAALVAALVANQAGREGWSFALSGVTIVAAVAMLFLTLFPNVMPSTLNEEWSLTVTNASSSPYTLKIMTWCAAVATPIVLLYQGWTYWVFRKRIGTQHIAEAVH
- the cydD gene encoding thiol reductant ABC exporter subunit CydD, which gives rise to MKPIDPRLLRYARTTRVFLGAVVALGAVGALLVIAQAMLIAEVVVGAFQHGMSVGELRTPLLLLVSVAGGRALIAWLTELAAHRASAAVKSELRGRLLERAAELGPGWLAGQRTGSLVALATRGVDALDDYFSRYLPQLGLAVVVPVAVLARIVTEDWVSAAIIVGTLPLIPVFMMLIGWATQSRMDRQWRLLSRLSGHFLDVVAGLPTLKVFGRAKAQAESIRRITGEYRQATMRTLRIAFLSSFALELLSTLSVALVAVTIGMRLVHGEMDLYIGLVILVLAPEAYLPLRQVGAQYHAAAEGLAAAEEIFAVLETPLPESGTRAVAAGSLAFDGVTVRYPGRSGDAVSDVSFAVEPGETVALVGPSGAGKSTLLNVLLGFVRPAGGRVRVGGVDLAEADLEQWRSRIAWVPQRPHLYAGTIAENVRLARPDADDAAVRRALADAGALEYVDALPAGVDTVLGEDGTGLSAGQRQRLALARAFLADRPVLLLDEPTAALDGATEAGVVAAVRRLAAGRTVLLVVHRPALLAAADRVVRLEEPAVPAAHVDARTKGPEPHPVEAEALGTSPAVPQALRTTAGGVLARVRSISGARRGRLALALLLGSLALGSAVGLMATSGWLISRASQQPPVLYLMVAVTATRAFGIGRAVFRYGERLVSHDAVLRMLADTRVAVYRRLERLAPAGLRGARRGDLLARLVADVDALQDYWLRWLLPAGAAAVVGAGSVGFTAWLLPEAGGVLAAGLLAAGVGVPLLTGAVARRAERRLAPARGVLATHVADLLTGTAELTVAGALPARTAEARRADTALTRIASRAATATALGDGLTALISGLTVAAAALVGAQAVAAGRLGGVAMAVVVLTPLAAFEAVLGLPLAAQYRHRVRRSAERVFEVLDSPEPVREPERPRQAPASPFPLAVKGLAARHDGQDRDALAGLDLTLREGRRIAVVGPSGSGKTTLAQVLLRFLDADAGSYTLGGVDAYALDGDDVRRLVGLCAQDAHLFDSSVRENLLLARKDATEDDLRRALARARLLDWADSLPDGLDTLIGEHGARLSGGQRQRLALARALLADFPVLVLDEPAEHLDLPTADALTADLLAATKGRTTLLITHRLAGLEAVDEVIVLGEGRVVQRGPYAELAAGDGPLRRMAEREKASEELLPATR